A window from Tenacibaculum singaporense encodes these proteins:
- the thrA gene encoding bifunctional aspartate kinase/homoserine dehydrogenase I, which produces MNVLKFGGSSVANPQNIEKVVQIIANASVNSPLIVVVSAFGKTTNKLIASAEQAAQNNTNYLENYQEVEQLHFEVIEKLVPDNQQEEVKTYITSLFKQLKTLLEGCLLLNEITSKTLATISGFGELLSSYIIASIASKLLDVVYKDSRELIITSNAFDKAQVDFQLTNANCKAYFDNNKHQVTLLPGFIARTKEGKSTTLGRGGSDYSAAIYAAAVNADELQIWTDVSGMYTANPHMVKQAFPIPHISYQEAMELSHFGAKVIYPPTIQPVLEKEIPIRIKNTFEPENVGTLISKITENGKPVKGISHIENITLLTLEGSGMVGVSGISKRLFETLSTHNINVVLITQASSEHSICVGIYDEDAEKAALKINEAFAFEIERHKIDPIIVEQGLAIIALVGDKMRNHQGLSGQMFSSLGKNNVNIRAIAQGASEKNISAVINSSDAKKALNTLHEQFFEEKVKQLNLFVTGVGNVGERFLAQIHQQKKYLKEQLKLNVRVVGISNSKQMVFDEGGISLKSWKEQLQNGEASSLERFFERTKALNLRNSVFIDNTANQKVSEIYEHYLANNIGVVTCNKIACASELDNYKKLKHISRKYSVPFLFETNVGAGLPIIDTLKNLIASGDRVHKIQAVLSGSLNFVFNNFNENTSFHDVVQQAQEQGYTEPDPKIDLSGVDVARKILILARESGYDLELSGIENNSFLPKKSLETTNNDDFYASLTEFEAQFQQLYKEAADKNCRLKYVAEFNDGKASVGLQHIPFDHPFYNLEGSDNIVLFFTDRYPVNPLQIKGAGAGAEVTASGIFADVIRIGNQ; this is translated from the coding sequence ATGAACGTTTTAAAATTTGGTGGTTCATCGGTAGCCAACCCTCAAAACATAGAAAAAGTAGTACAAATCATTGCCAATGCATCTGTAAACAGTCCACTTATTGTGGTAGTTTCTGCTTTTGGAAAAACAACCAATAAACTCATTGCATCGGCAGAACAAGCTGCTCAAAACAATACTAACTACCTTGAAAACTACCAAGAAGTTGAGCAATTGCATTTTGAAGTAATTGAAAAATTAGTTCCTGATAATCAGCAAGAAGAAGTCAAAACATACATAACATCGCTTTTTAAGCAGTTAAAAACCTTGTTAGAAGGTTGTTTGTTACTAAACGAAATTACATCCAAGACTTTAGCTACCATTAGTGGTTTTGGTGAGTTGTTATCATCTTATATCATAGCAAGTATAGCTAGTAAGCTACTCGATGTCGTATATAAAGACAGTAGAGAATTAATCATCACTTCCAACGCTTTTGATAAAGCACAAGTTGATTTTCAGCTAACCAATGCCAATTGTAAAGCCTATTTTGACAATAATAAGCACCAAGTAACTTTGTTACCTGGATTTATAGCTCGTACAAAAGAAGGAAAATCAACTACTTTAGGACGTGGAGGTTCCGATTATTCTGCGGCTATTTATGCCGCTGCTGTCAATGCTGATGAATTACAAATATGGACAGATGTTAGTGGTATGTATACTGCAAATCCGCATATGGTAAAGCAGGCATTTCCTATTCCACATATTTCGTATCAAGAAGCCATGGAATTATCACATTTTGGGGCAAAGGTTATCTACCCTCCTACCATTCAACCGGTGTTGGAAAAGGAGATTCCTATTCGAATAAAAAATACATTTGAACCCGAAAATGTAGGAACACTCATTTCTAAAATTACAGAAAACGGAAAACCTGTAAAAGGAATTTCTCATATCGAGAATATTACCTTACTAACACTAGAAGGAAGTGGCATGGTAGGCGTTTCTGGCATTTCTAAACGTTTGTTCGAAACTTTATCTACACACAATATCAATGTGGTATTAATTACACAAGCTTCTTCAGAACACTCTATTTGTGTGGGTATTTATGATGAAGATGCTGAAAAAGCAGCTTTAAAAATTAACGAAGCTTTTGCCTTTGAAATAGAGCGTCATAAAATAGACCCGATTATTGTAGAACAAGGCTTGGCAATTATCGCTTTGGTAGGTGATAAAATGAGAAATCACCAAGGACTAAGCGGACAAATGTTCAGCTCTTTAGGCAAAAACAACGTAAATATTCGTGCCATTGCCCAAGGTGCTTCAGAAAAAAATATTTCTGCTGTTATCAATAGTTCAGATGCCAAAAAAGCATTGAATACGCTGCATGAGCAGTTTTTTGAAGAAAAAGTAAAACAATTAAACTTGTTTGTTACGGGTGTAGGAAATGTGGGTGAACGCTTTTTAGCGCAAATCCATCAACAAAAAAAGTACTTAAAAGAACAGTTAAAACTGAATGTGCGTGTTGTAGGGATTTCCAATTCTAAACAAATGGTTTTTGATGAAGGTGGTATCAGCTTAAAATCATGGAAAGAGCAATTGCAAAACGGAGAAGCGAGTTCATTAGAGCGTTTTTTTGAAAGAACAAAAGCGTTAAACCTTCGTAATTCAGTTTTTATTGACAATACGGCTAATCAGAAAGTTTCTGAAATATACGAACACTATTTAGCCAATAATATTGGGGTGGTTACTTGTAATAAAATAGCTTGTGCTTCTGAATTAGATAATTATAAAAAGTTAAAGCACATCTCAAGAAAGTACAGTGTTCCATTTTTATTTGAAACCAATGTGGGTGCTGGTTTGCCTATTATTGATACGCTTAAAAACTTAATTGCTTCTGGTGATCGAGTACATAAAATACAAGCCGTGTTATCAGGTTCTCTAAACTTTGTTTTCAATAATTTTAATGAGAATACTTCATTTCACGATGTGGTACAACAAGCACAAGAACAAGGATACACCGAACCAGATCCTAAAATTGATTTAAGTGGTGTTGATGTGGCCAGAAAAATATTAATTCTTGCTCGTGAAAGCGGTTATGATTTAGAGCTTTCAGGGATAGAAAACAATTCGTTTTTACCTAAAAAGAGTTTAGAAACTACCAATAATGATGATTTTTATGCTTCTTTGACTGAGTTTGAGGCGCAATTTCAACAATTATACAAAGAAGCTGCCGATAAAAATTGTCGCTTAAAATATGTTGCTGAATTTAATGATGGAAAAGCAAGTGTTGGCTTACAACACATTCCGTTTGATCATCCTTTTTATAATTTAGAAGGAAGCGACAACATCGTATTGTTTTTTACAGATAGGTATCCTGTAAATCCGCTACAAATAAAAGGAGCTGGTGCTGGTGCTGAAGTAACTGCTTCAGGAATTTTTGCTGACGTGATACGAATTGGAAATCAATAG
- a CDS encoding class I SAM-dependent methyltransferase, with translation MEKRYQNIIQVYNNVAQAYQDKFANDTVYNHSYDLLLKHIEPTHHNVLDVACGFGKITNYLLHHNPALSILGVDAAENMVDLAKQNNPKASFKVLDCREINSLQQGFDVIIFGFCFPYLTKEDALKLIKDAATILHPNGLLYISTMIGDYKKDSRITASSDGKNSMFILYHEPEYLIEALEAQGFKILENYTKLYQEGGDTDLFLIAKK, from the coding sequence ATGGAAAAACGTTATCAAAATATTATACAGGTCTATAACAATGTAGCACAGGCGTATCAAGATAAATTTGCCAATGATACCGTGTACAATCATAGTTATGATCTCCTTTTAAAGCATATAGAACCGACTCACCATAATGTGTTGGATGTAGCTTGTGGTTTTGGAAAGATTACGAATTACCTCTTACATCACAACCCTGCACTTAGTATTTTAGGAGTGGATGCTGCTGAAAATATGGTGGATTTAGCAAAACAAAACAATCCAAAAGCTTCATTTAAAGTACTAGATTGTAGAGAAATTAACAGTTTACAACAAGGTTTTGATGTTATTATCTTCGGATTTTGTTTTCCGTATCTTACCAAAGAGGATGCTCTAAAACTTATAAAGGATGCCGCTACGATATTACATCCAAACGGATTACTATACATCAGTACCATGATTGGAGATTACAAAAAAGACTCTCGTATCACTGCTAGCTCAGATGGAAAAAACTCAATGTTTATCCTTTATCATGAACCAGAATACTTGATTGAAGCTCTAGAAGCACAAGGATTTAAAATTTTAGAAAATTACACCAAACTATATCAAGAAGGTGGTGATACCGACTTGTTTTTAATCGCAAAAAAATGA
- a CDS encoding homoserine kinase produces the protein MNYLKIFSPATVANVSCGFDALGLALETVGDTMTFTKTATKGVKITQITGADLPLDPQINAAGVVALAMLEKHPVDFGIDITIHKGFTPGSGLGSSAASAAGAAFGINQLLGNIFSPLELTQFAMLGEEATCGTPIADNVSAAIYGGFTLVRSYEPLSIVKIPVPADLKVVAIHPQVEVKTKDAREVLPKEVPLKDAVTQWANVGGLISGLYTNDYQLIADSLTDIIVEPARKHLIPHFDEVKQQAIKAGALGAGISGSGPTIFTLCKGDATAENVYKTIQNTYQDKQIDFNMILSKINTKGIKILETN, from the coding sequence ATGAACTATTTAAAAATATTTTCACCTGCAACTGTAGCCAATGTTTCCTGCGGATTTGACGCTTTAGGTTTAGCGCTCGAAACGGTTGGTGATACTATGACTTTTACCAAAACAGCTACAAAAGGTGTAAAAATTACCCAAATAACTGGGGCTGATTTACCATTGGATCCACAAATAAATGCTGCGGGAGTAGTCGCTTTAGCGATGTTAGAAAAACATCCAGTTGATTTTGGTATCGACATCACCATTCACAAAGGATTTACTCCTGGAAGTGGTTTAGGAAGTAGCGCTGCCAGTGCTGCCGGAGCTGCTTTTGGTATAAATCAATTGTTAGGGAACATTTTCTCCCCTCTTGAATTGACACAATTTGCTATGTTAGGAGAAGAAGCCACTTGCGGAACTCCGATAGCTGATAATGTTTCTGCGGCTATTTATGGTGGATTTACATTGGTACGTAGTTACGAACCTTTGAGTATAGTAAAGATTCCTGTACCTGCTGATTTAAAAGTGGTGGCAATCCATCCTCAAGTTGAAGTAAAAACCAAAGATGCCAGAGAGGTATTGCCGAAAGAAGTTCCTTTAAAAGATGCAGTTACACAATGGGCCAATGTTGGCGGATTGATTAGTGGATTGTATACCAACGATTATCAATTAATCGCAGACTCTTTAACAGATATCATTGTTGAACCTGCTCGTAAACATCTGATTCCTCATTTTGATGAAGTGAAGCAGCAAGCAATTAAGGCAGGGGCTTTGGGGGCAGGAATTTCAGGTTCTGGCCCTACAATTTTCACTTTATGTAAAGGGGATGCAACTGCTGAAAATGTTTATAAAACCATTCAAAACACGTATCAAGACAAACAAATTGATTTTAACATGATTCTTTCAAAAATCAACACAAAAGGAATTAAAATTTTAGAAACTAACTAA
- the thrC gene encoding threonine synthase → MNYYSLNHTSPNVSFEKAVVNGLAPDRGLYFPENITPLPKEFIENIDEYSNEEIAYEAIKQFVGDEIPQGILQKIIKETINFEFPVVSIEENIGTLELFHGPTMAFKDVGARFMARCLGYFNRDKNQQVTVLVATSGDTGGAVANGFLGVKGVDVVILYPSGKVSDIQEKQLTTLGQNITALEVDGVFDDCQDMVKTAFLDAEINRTLTSANSINIARWLPQMFYFFFAYKQVYKKHKEIVFSVPSGNFGNICAGIMAQKLGLPIKHFVASTNVNDTVPNYLTSGEYHPKPSKATISNAMDVGNPSNFIRIQELFNNDLALLKTTFSSFSFSDDETREAMKSIYKNSNYIADPHGAVGYLGLKKYGLQNEFGIFLETAHPVKFLDVVENVLNVTVEIPPQIVSVIDKQKEAIQISSYQELKDFLNA, encoded by the coding sequence ATGAACTATTATAGTCTCAATCATACATCACCTAACGTTAGCTTTGAAAAAGCTGTAGTAAACGGATTAGCTCCAGATAGAGGATTGTATTTCCCTGAAAACATAACTCCATTACCTAAAGAATTTATTGAAAACATTGATGAGTATTCTAATGAAGAAATTGCGTATGAAGCCATTAAACAATTTGTAGGTGATGAAATTCCGCAAGGCATTTTACAAAAAATCATCAAAGAAACCATCAATTTTGAGTTTCCTGTGGTATCTATTGAAGAAAATATCGGTACACTAGAATTATTTCACGGACCTACCATGGCTTTTAAGGATGTGGGAGCTCGTTTTATGGCTCGTTGCTTGGGGTACTTTAATCGCGATAAAAATCAACAAGTAACCGTATTGGTAGCTACTTCAGGCGATACTGGAGGTGCTGTTGCTAATGGATTTTTAGGAGTAAAAGGTGTAGATGTGGTCATCCTCTACCCTAGCGGAAAAGTAAGTGATATTCAAGAGAAGCAATTGACTACTTTAGGACAAAACATTACTGCTTTAGAGGTTGATGGTGTTTTTGACGATTGTCAAGACATGGTTAAAACTGCTTTTTTAGATGCTGAAATCAATCGTACGTTAACCTCAGCAAATTCTATCAATATTGCACGTTGGTTACCGCAAATGTTTTACTTTTTCTTTGCCTATAAACAAGTTTATAAAAAGCATAAAGAAATAGTTTTTTCGGTACCTAGTGGAAATTTCGGAAACATTTGCGCAGGAATTATGGCGCAAAAACTAGGGTTACCTATCAAACATTTTGTGGCTTCGACCAATGTAAATGATACTGTTCCTAATTATTTGACTAGTGGTGAATACCACCCTAAACCATCTAAAGCAACCATATCGAATGCTATGGATGTTGGGAATCCGAGTAATTTTATCAGAATTCAAGAATTATTCAATAACGATTTAGCGCTTTTAAAAACTACATTTTCTTCTTTTTCTTTTTCTGATGATGAAACTCGTGAAGCTATGAAAAGTATTTACAAGAACTCTAATTATATTGCTGATCCACACGGAGCTGTTGGATATTTAGGTTTGAAAAAATACGGATTACAAAACGAGTTTGGAATATTCTTAGAAACAGCCCATCCTGTAAAGTTTTTAGATGTTGTTGAAAATGTATTAAATGTAACTGTTGAAATTCCACCTCAAATAGTATCCGTAATAGATAAACAAAAAGAAGCTATACAAATTAGTTCCTATCAAGAATTGAAAGATTTTTTAAATGCTTAA
- a CDS encoding alpha/beta hydrolase-fold protein, whose amino-acid sequence MTKHITLLLTLFWSLYLFSQTPERKVTIGTNYTIKSTILNQDREIQVYLPDSYTTSKEAYPVLYILDGQWFFTNGVAIQKSLRTPGAIPEMIVVGIKNENPLRRTLFNRERQKFTSFLKDEVIKFIDDKFRTTNERVIYGWEAAAYYISKLILEENDLFQGAIITDGGYASEKLVENFKSDSDMYLYMANSKRDIYYIESTEEFNKILKKHNPKNLLWKYELFNDEVHETMPHLAMYKGIMYYYHNYDSLVFESIDAYEKAGGIPYLKSYFKERAKRFGGDGKIDNSTKNALIWLAWKRDNFKYFSFFMEEFKDVLETNRYKSAYWQNRLGQFYLKYKDYKNASKYFERGIKDYPNSQFNEVMKEGLQEAKSKL is encoded by the coding sequence ATGACTAAACATATTACGCTATTACTCACTTTATTTTGGTCCCTCTATTTATTTTCTCAAACACCAGAAAGAAAGGTAACCATAGGAACTAATTATACTATTAAATCAACTATTTTAAATCAAGATAGAGAGATTCAGGTTTATTTACCCGATAGTTATACTACTTCAAAAGAAGCATATCCTGTTTTGTACATTTTAGATGGTCAGTGGTTTTTTACCAATGGTGTAGCTATTCAGAAATCATTGAGAACACCTGGAGCAATTCCAGAAATGATTGTTGTAGGAATAAAAAATGAAAATCCTTTAAGAAGAACATTATTTAATAGAGAGAGACAAAAGTTCACCTCTTTTTTAAAAGACGAAGTAATCAAATTTATAGATGATAAATTTAGAACTACGAACGAACGTGTTATTTATGGTTGGGAGGCTGCTGCATATTATATAAGTAAACTTATTTTAGAGGAAAACGATTTATTTCAAGGAGCAATTATAACGGATGGAGGTTATGCTTCTGAAAAGCTAGTTGAAAATTTTAAATCAGATAGTGATATGTATTTATACATGGCTAATTCTAAAAGAGATATATATTATATTGAATCTACAGAAGAGTTTAATAAAATATTAAAAAAGCACAATCCTAAAAATTTACTTTGGAAGTATGAGTTGTTTAATGATGAGGTACATGAAACAATGCCTCATTTAGCTATGTACAAGGGAATCATGTATTATTATCACAACTACGATTCATTGGTGTTTGAAAGTATTGATGCCTATGAAAAAGCAGGAGGAATCCCTTATCTAAAATCTTATTTCAAAGAAAGAGCTAAACGTTTTGGTGGTGACGGAAAAATAGATAATAGCACGAAAAACGCATTGATTTGGTTAGCATGGAAACGTGATAACTTTAAATACTTCAGTTTTTTTATGGAAGAATTTAAAGACGTTTTAGAAACCAATAGATATAAAAGCGCATACTGGCAAAACAGGTTAGGACAATTTTATTTAAAGTATAAGGATTATAAAAATGCCAGCAAGTATTTTGAAAGAGGGATAAAAGACTATCCAAACTCTCAATTTAATGAAGTTATGAAAGAAGGCTTACAAGAAGCAAAGAGCAAATTATAA
- a CDS encoding ABC transporter permease/M1 family aminopeptidase produces the protein MFKKLLQFETYYQLKQRAFPIFSILFLGLGYFTGSQGYAPTGVNFNSVYQVYFHAGIFTLGSVFIIMFFTVTAILRDKQHNMEGLIYSSSITKVNYFWSRFLGTFIFSVLAFSPFIIGYIFGNHFSGLDEERLGAFNLLNYLQPWLYLVLPNIFICTALIFSVSVLTKNSIATYASAVCIYMLYFVSSIFLNSPLLAQSVPASPEMMSVAAIADSFGIAAFFEQTQYWTAYQKNTQLLSFSGLFLWNRILWIVLSVGILFITYKSFSFRKITKKVKKEKTLKNETRPLISYKPIKGIYGFTAQIKSLLSLIRLELKSVFKSLPFLVIITIWLIIVFSELYANVVEGREYGVSIYPLTNQLIELITSPLTFFGLVLLIFYGSEIVWREHSVNFNLIIGAAPTKNWVFFTAKFISLSLLPMLLIALGIFMCIAFQISLGFESINIGMYASMFYYYGLQLIIYAMLAVFINSIVKSKYVGMGAFGLLVIVNMKANLLGLEHPLTSLGFMPRVTFGDMAIYSKNAKLFNDLTLYWLSIGILLVLLAFKIWNRGMIKGFSYKLKQLKQGYNHTEKILFSTFSLLIIGAASLVFYNTNIVSDYQTNNDNLNFSENYERTYKQYETLEKLYPISQKTEVAIFPKKRKYTIKANYVLKNKSNKALSKLLITERIPVKHINIENTRLIVKDTVNGAYVFDFKKKLQPNDSVQYTFTIEKEVKGYEEDKSIVHNGTYITSRNFKPIIGYASGLEIRDRIERKKRGLPKREEEDSSDSHIALEDIKNEKIQFETVVSTSNDQTAISSGELLRTWSENNRNYYHYKSKGKIFPVAAYFSAQYQTQKTTYNGIAIEQYYNSSHSFNINTIENSAKEALAYCQENFGSYNFNYVRIAEVPSHWGFGGFAHPGVISMTEDRLYLSDIRDENTFNLVAKRTIHEVAHQWWGHTLTAKPVAGGSLLVEGLAKYTEAVVMEKMYGKRALYELAEDARRRYFLGRAFGGNPEPPIYKVQEEGYISYGKAYTVLMALRDLLGEEQVNQVLKNITEKHRLDSTPKAHTIELLEEIYKATPKEYHHLVNDWFKKVITYDIAVEKSSYKELFDGTYEVKATIKAKRFETIENGETKEIGINEPIKIGIFTTHPSQVKDNSTVLSYESKQINRELIEVSFIVNEKPNYIAIDPYGTRNDENLVDNVIEL, from the coding sequence ATGTTTAAGAAATTATTACAATTTGAAACGTATTATCAATTAAAACAACGAGCCTTTCCAATATTTTCAATATTATTTTTAGGATTAGGCTATTTTACGGGGAGTCAAGGTTATGCGCCTACAGGAGTAAACTTCAATTCTGTTTATCAAGTTTATTTTCATGCAGGTATTTTTACTCTAGGTAGTGTATTTATCATCATGTTTTTTACGGTGACTGCTATTCTAAGAGATAAGCAACATAACATGGAAGGCTTAATTTATAGTTCTTCAATAACAAAGGTTAATTACTTTTGGAGTCGTTTTTTGGGTACTTTCATTTTCAGTGTCTTGGCTTTTTCTCCTTTTATTATTGGTTATATTTTTGGAAATCATTTTTCGGGTTTAGATGAGGAAAGGTTAGGAGCTTTCAATCTACTTAACTACTTACAACCTTGGTTGTATTTAGTATTACCTAATATTTTTATTTGTACTGCTTTAATATTCTCAGTAAGTGTTCTAACTAAAAATAGTATTGCTACTTATGCAAGTGCAGTATGTATTTATATGCTATATTTTGTAAGTTCTATTTTCTTAAACTCACCATTATTAGCACAATCTGTTCCTGCATCACCTGAAATGATGTCGGTAGCTGCAATAGCAGATTCTTTTGGAATAGCCGCTTTTTTTGAACAAACTCAATATTGGACCGCTTATCAAAAAAATACGCAGTTGCTTTCTTTTTCAGGATTGTTTTTATGGAATAGAATACTTTGGATAGTTCTCTCTGTAGGGATATTGTTTATTACTTACAAGAGCTTTTCTTTTAGGAAAATTACGAAGAAAGTAAAGAAAGAGAAAACACTAAAAAATGAGACAAGACCACTAATTTCTTATAAACCAATAAAGGGAATATATGGTTTTACAGCACAAATAAAGTCGCTTTTGTCTTTAATTCGATTAGAATTAAAAAGTGTGTTTAAAAGCTTACCTTTTTTAGTAATTATAACTATTTGGTTGATAATTGTTTTTTCTGAATTGTATGCAAACGTTGTAGAGGGGCGCGAGTATGGAGTAAGTATATACCCATTAACAAATCAGTTGATAGAACTTATAACAAGTCCGTTAACCTTTTTCGGGCTAGTGTTACTAATTTTTTATGGTTCGGAAATTGTTTGGAGAGAGCATAGCGTAAATTTCAACTTAATTATTGGTGCTGCTCCAACCAAAAATTGGGTGTTTTTTACAGCTAAGTTTATCAGTTTGTCATTATTACCTATGTTACTAATTGCTTTGGGAATATTTATGTGTATTGCTTTTCAAATTAGTTTAGGTTTTGAAAGTATAAACATTGGTATGTATGCTTCTATGTTTTACTATTATGGTTTACAGCTTATTATATACGCTATGCTAGCCGTGTTTATAAATAGTATAGTTAAAAGCAAGTATGTAGGAATGGGAGCTTTTGGTTTGTTAGTTATAGTAAATATGAAAGCAAATCTTTTAGGCTTAGAACATCCTCTAACAAGTTTAGGTTTTATGCCTAGAGTAACTTTTGGAGATATGGCTATATACAGTAAAAATGCTAAACTTTTTAATGATTTGACTTTATACTGGTTGAGCATTGGTATCCTGTTAGTTTTATTAGCTTTTAAAATATGGAATAGAGGGATGATAAAAGGGTTTTCATATAAGTTAAAACAACTGAAACAAGGATATAATCATACAGAAAAAATATTGTTTTCAACATTTTCTTTATTGATTATTGGTGCTGCAAGCTTAGTGTTTTACAACACAAATATTGTTTCTGATTATCAAACCAATAATGATAACTTAAATTTTAGTGAAAACTATGAACGTACGTATAAACAGTATGAAACATTAGAAAAGTTATATCCAATTTCACAAAAAACAGAAGTAGCTATTTTTCCGAAGAAAAGAAAATATACTATCAAAGCGAACTATGTTTTAAAGAACAAGAGTAATAAAGCTTTATCTAAATTATTAATAACAGAAAGAATTCCTGTAAAACACATCAATATAGAAAACACTCGTTTGATTGTAAAAGATACGGTGAATGGAGCCTATGTGTTTGATTTTAAGAAGAAATTACAACCTAACGATTCAGTACAATATACTTTTACTATAGAAAAAGAAGTGAAAGGGTATGAGGAAGATAAAAGTATTGTTCATAACGGAACTTATATTACATCTAGGAATTTTAAACCTATTATAGGGTATGCTTCAGGATTGGAAATTAGGGATAGAATTGAACGCAAAAAGAGAGGTTTACCTAAACGTGAAGAAGAAGATAGTTCAGATTCACATATAGCATTAGAAGATATAAAAAATGAGAAAATACAATTTGAAACGGTTGTATCTACAAGTAACGATCAGACAGCTATAAGCTCAGGAGAATTACTACGAACTTGGTCTGAGAATAATAGAAACTATTACCACTACAAATCAAAAGGTAAAATATTTCCTGTAGCAGCTTATTTTTCGGCACAATATCAAACTCAAAAAACAACATATAACGGAATTGCAATAGAACAGTATTACAATTCGAGTCATAGTTTTAATATCAACACAATTGAAAATAGCGCAAAAGAAGCTTTAGCGTATTGCCAAGAGAACTTTGGTTCATATAATTTTAATTATGTGCGTATAGCAGAAGTGCCTTCACATTGGGGATTTGGTGGATTTGCACATCCGGGAGTTATTAGCATGACTGAAGATCGTCTGTATTTGTCAGATATACGAGATGAAAACACCTTTAATTTAGTCGCTAAAAGAACGATTCATGAAGTGGCTCATCAATGGTGGGGACATACATTAACAGCCAAACCAGTTGCAGGAGGTTCTTTATTAGTGGAAGGATTAGCAAAATATACTGAAGCTGTTGTGATGGAAAAGATGTACGGAAAGCGCGCTTTATACGAACTAGCTGAAGATGCACGACGAAGGTACTTTTTAGGAAGAGCATTTGGAGGAAATCCTGAACCTCCAATTTATAAAGTACAAGAAGAAGGTTATATTTCTTATGGTAAAGCTTATACCGTATTAATGGCATTGAGAGATTTACTAGGAGAGGAACAAGTAAATCAGGTTTTAAAAAACATTACAGAAAAACACCGATTAGATAGCACTCCTAAAGCACATACAATAGAGTTACTTGAGGAAATATATAAGGCTACTCCTAAAGAATATCATCACCTGGTAAATGATTGGTTTAAAAAAGTAATTACTTACGATATAGCTGTAGAAAAAAGTTCGTATAAGGAGTTATTTGATGGAACCTATGAAGTTAAAGCAACAATAAAAGCGAAACGTTTTGAAACAATAGAAAACGGAGAGACTAAAGAAATTGGTATTAATGAACCTATAAAAATAGGAATCTTTACAACGCATCCTTCGCAAGTAAAAGATAATAGTACTGTGTTGTCTTATGAGTCTAAACAAATCAACCGAGAACTTATAGAAGTTTCGTTCATAGTAAATGAAAAGCCTAATTATATTGCGATAGATCCTTATGGAACTAGAAATGATGAAAATTTAGTAGATAATGTGATAGAGCTTTAA
- a CDS encoding ABC transporter ATP-binding protein codes for MNTLTIRNLTKTYPNGVKALNGINLKISNGMFGLLGANGAGKSSLMRTIASLQEPSSGELVFNDCNIINKPEEIRKHLGYLPQEFGVYPKISAERLLDHLAILKGITNNSARKEQVTSLLQQVNLYQHRKKAVHTFSGGMRQRFGIAQALLANPQIIIVDEPTAGLDPEESNRFLNLLSEIGENVIVILSTHIVEDVRNLCTKMAILSEGQIISQGNPKELVASIQNNIWTKIIAKNDIKHYKKTYDIISTKLVSGETQIRVFSETTLPNGFERITPNLEDYYFTTLFHHKKA; via the coding sequence ATGAATACATTAACAATTAGAAATCTTACAAAAACATATCCTAACGGAGTTAAAGCATTAAACGGAATTAACTTAAAAATTTCGAACGGAATGTTTGGCTTGTTAGGTGCCAATGGAGCAGGTAAATCTTCTTTAATGCGTACTATCGCTTCTTTACAAGAGCCTTCTTCTGGAGAGCTTGTGTTTAACGACTGTAATATTATCAATAAGCCAGAAGAAATACGAAAACACTTAGGGTATTTACCTCAAGAATTTGGTGTATACCCTAAAATATCAGCCGAAAGATTGTTAGATCATTTAGCCATTTTGAAAGGTATTACTAATAACTCAGCGCGAAAAGAGCAAGTAACTTCTTTATTACAGCAAGTAAACCTATACCAACACAGAAAAAAAGCAGTACATACGTTCTCTGGAGGAATGCGGCAACGTTTTGGAATTGCGCAAGCTTTGTTGGCAAATCCTCAAATAATTATTGTAGATGAGCCTACTGCTGGTTTAGATCCAGAAGAAAGCAATCGTTTTTTAAATCTTTTAAGTGAAATAGGAGAGAATGTGATAGTCATCTTATCTACACACATAGTAGAAGATGTTAGAAACCTGTGTACGAAAATGGCAATATTATCTGAAGGACAAATTATATCTCAAGGAAATCCAAAAGAGTTGGTAGCGAGTATTCAAAACAATATTTGGACTAAAATTATAGCTAAAAATGATATTAAACACTATAAAAAGACATATGATATAATTTCAACCAAATTAGTATCAGGCGAAACACAGATAAGAGTTTTTTCAGAAACTACATTACCAAATGGATTTGAAAGAATTACTCCAAACTTAGAGGATTACTATTTCACTACTTTGTTTCACCATAAAAAAGCCTAG